In a single window of the Biomphalaria glabrata chromosome 13, xgBioGlab47.1, whole genome shotgun sequence genome:
- the LOC129922350 gene encoding cytochrome P450 2U1-like, with translation MFETVLPYFETSAILAAVLLLLVTFYIRSHQPKNLPPSPGATLPLIGHLHLLGKNPRRRFKQWAQEYGDIFTLQMGPQRTIFVNTLEAMKEAFIKKADFFSDRSQNSIVSHHASNVFNGIISSSGSNWKAQRTTSLAILRNFGMGKNMLAEKILEEVSFYTKELANSKGKACDIHYLTNMSVSNVISSIIFGKRFEFNDPKFIKQIEMFNDLVKLSTGVLVLNFFPSLYYLPFDLFKGKKLVQLYFAMRDFTDEMISEVKNRHDSGNLDNYIVAYIEEMEKEKQSGQHNLDELNLARNIDNLFVAGSETTSTTIMWCLLYMLHYPEVQQKIYKEIVEQIGTERPPNITDKSNLKYLTAVIMEVQRKASIVPLSLPHLCNKDTTLAGYTITKGTIVMPNLDAIHSSKEIWGDPENFRPERFLDDKGNIIKREELMPFSIGRRICLGESLAKMELFLYLSTLFQKFEFLPATPNKVPPLLDTWGLVAAPEHFEIRCVERDN, from the coding sequence ATGTTTGAGACAGTTCTTCCATATTTTGAGACTTCTGCCATTCTCGCTGCAGTTCTGTTACTTTTGGTGACTTTCTACATCAGGTCACATCAACCTAAAAATTTACCACCATCACCTGGAGCCACTCTTCCTCTTATTGGACACTTGCATCTGCTGGGGAAAAATCCTCGGAGAAGGTTCAAGCAATGGGCACAGGAATATGGAGATATCTTTACACTTCAAATGGGTCCACAGAGAACTATTTTTGTGAACACACTGGAAGCTATGAAAGAAGCTTTTATCAAGAAAGCCGACTTTTTCTCAGACAGATCCCAGAATAGTATTGTTTCACACCATGCCTCTAATGTTTTCAATGGCATTATTTCCAGTTCTGGGTCCAACTGGAAAGCCCAGAGAACCACGTCCCTAGCTATTCTCAGAAACTTCGGTATGGGCAAAAATATGTTGGCAGAAAAAATCTTAGAAGAAGTTTCTTTCTACACCAAAGAGCTGGCCAATAGCAAAGGAAAAGCATGTGACATTCATTATCTAACTAATATGAGTGTCTCTAATGTAATAAGCTCCATCATATTTGGGAAACGTTTTGAGTTCAATGATCCAAAATTTATAAAGCAAATTGAAATGTTCAATGACCTGGTGAAGTTAAGCACGGGAGTTTTAGTCTTGAACTTTTTCCCTAGTTTATATTATCTACCTTTCGATTTGTTTAAGGGCAAAAAGCTGGTACAGTTATATTTTGCAATGCGCGACTTTACAGATGAGATGATAAGTGAAGTAAAAAATCGTCATGATTCTGGAAATCTAGACAATTACATAGTCGCTTATATTgaggaaatggagaaagaaaaacaatctGGACAGCACAATTTGGACGAATTAAACTTGGCTCGCAACATTGACAATTTATTTGTAGCTGGCTCAGAAACTACAAGCACAACAATAATGTGGTGCCTATTGTACATGTTGCACTATCCTGAAGTTCAACAGAAAATTTATAAAGAAATAGTTGAACAGATTGGAACAGAACGTCCACCGAACATAACAGACAAAAGCAACTTGAAATACTTGACAGCTGTGATCATGGAAGTTCAAAGAAAGGCCAGCATTGTGCCCTTAAGTCTTCCCCATCTTTGTAACAAAGACACAACCCTTGCTGGTTACACTATTACAAAAGGCACCATCGTAATGCCCAATCTGGACGCCATTCATTCAAGTAAAGAAATCTGGGGAGATCCTGAAAATTTTCGCCCTGAAAGATTTCTGGATGACAAAGGAAACATAATAAAGAGGGAAGAACTCATGCCTTTCTCTATTGGCAGACGTATTTGTCTGGGAGAATCATTGGCTAAAATGGAGTTGTTCTTATATCTGTCCACTTTATTTCAGAAGTTTGAATTTCTTCCAGCAACTCCGAATAAAGTTCCCCCACTTCTAGATACCTGGGGCTTAGTTGCCGCCCCTGAACATTTTGAAATCAGATGTGTTGAAAGAGACAATTAA
- the LOC106075301 gene encoding cytochrome P450 2U1-like, with the protein MGPQRNIFVNTLEAMKEAFIKKADFFSDRAQNIVIARHVPNFFHGIISSSGSNWKAQRTTSLAILRNFGMGKNMLAEKILEEVSFYTKELAKNNGKPCDIHYLTNMSVSNVISSIIFGKRFEFNDPKFIKQIEMLNDLVKLSTGVLVLNFFPSLYYLPFDLFKGKKLIQVYCALRNFTDEMISEVKKRHDSGNLDNYIVAYIEEMEKEKQSGGQNYLDELNLARNIENLFVAGSETTSTTIMWCLLYMLHYPEVQQKIYKELAEQIGTERPPNITDKSNLKYLTAVIMEVQRKASIVPLSLPHLCNKDTTLAGYNIPKGTIVMPNLDAIHSSKEIWGDPENFRPERFLDDKGNIIKREELMPFSIGRRICLGESLAKMELFLYLSTLFQKFEFLPASPDNVPPLQDTWGLVAAPEHFEIRCVEREH; encoded by the coding sequence ATGGGTCCACagagaaatatttttgtgaaCACACTTGAAGCTATGAAAGAAGCTTTTATCAAGAAAGCCGACTTTTTCTCAGACCGAGCTCAGAACATAGTTATAGCTCGTCATGTTCCAAACTTTTTCCATGGCATCATTTCCAGTTCTGGGTCCAACTGGAAAGCCCAGAGAACCACGTCCCTAGCCATTCTTAGAAACTTTGGTATGGGCAAAAATATGTTGGCTGAAAAAATCTTAGAAGAAGTTTCTTTCTACACCAAAGAGCTGGCCAAGAATAATGGAAAACCATGTGATATTCATTATCTGACTAATATGAGTGTCTCTAATGTAATAAGCTCCATCATATTTGGGAAACGCTTTGAGTTCAATGATCCAAAATTTATAAAGCAAATAGAAATGCTTAATGACCTAGTGAAGTTAAGCACTGGAGTTCTAGTCTTGAACTTTTTCCCTAGTTTATATTATCTGCCTTTCGATTTGTTCAAAGGCAAAAAGCTGATACAAGTATATTGTGCTTTGCGCAATTTTACAGATGAGATGATTAGTGAAGTAAAAAAGCGTCATGATTCTGGAAATCTAGACAATTACATTGTCGCTTATATTgaggaaatggagaaagaaaaacaatcaGGAGGACAAAACTATTTGGACGAATTAAATTTGGCTCGCAACATTGAGAATTTATTTGTAGCTGGTTCAGAAACTACAAGCACAACAATAATGTGGTGCCTGCTTTACATGTTGCACTATCCAGAAGTTCAACAGAAAATTTATAAAGAATTAGCAGAACAGATTGGAACAGAACGTCCACCGAACATAACAGACAAAAGCAACTTGAAATACTTGACAGCTGTGATCATGGAAGTTCAAAGAAAGGCCAGCATTGTGCCCTTAAGTCTTCCTCATCTTTGTAACAAAGACACAACACTTGCTGGTTACAACATTCCAAAAGGCACAATCGTAATGCCCAATCTGGACGCCATTCATTCAAGTAAAGAAATCTGGGGAGATCCTGAAAATTTTCGCCCTGAAAGATTTCTGGATGACAAAGGAAACATAATAAAGAGGGAAGAACTCATGCCTTTCTCTATTGGCAGACGTATTTGTCTGGGAGAATCATTGGCTAAAATGGAGTTGTTCTTATATCTGTCCACTTTATTTCAGAAGTTTGAATTTCTTCCAGCATCTCCGGATAACGTTCCACCACTACAAGATACTTGGGGCTTAGTTGCCGCCCCTGAACATTTTGAAATCAGATGTGTAGAAAGAGAACATTAA
- the LOC129922424 gene encoding cytochrome P450 2J4-like has protein sequence MFETVLPYFETSAILAAVLLLLVTFYIRSHQPKTLPPSPGAALPLIGHLHLLGKNPRRRFKQWAQEYGDVFTLQMRPQRTIFVNTLEAMKEAFIKKADFFSDRAQNIVIARHVPNFFHGIISSSGSNWKAQRTTSLAILRNFGMGKNMLAEKILEEVSFYTKELAKTKGKPCDIHYLTNMSVSNVISSIIFGKRFEFNNPKFIKQMEIFNDIVKLGTGVLVLNFFPSLYYLPFDLLKAKRNGERETIRTKHFLDELNLSRNIENLFTAGSETTSTTIMWCLLYMLHYPEVQQKIYKEIVEQIGTERPPNITDKSNLKYLTAVIMEVQRKASIVPLSLPHLCNKDTTLAGYNIPKGTIVMPNLDAIHSSKDIWGDPENFRLERFLDAKGNIIKREELMPFSIGRRICCSYICPLYFRSLNFFQHLRMTFHHYKILGA, from the exons ATGTTTGAGACAGTTCTTCCATATTTTGAGACTTCTGCCATTCTCGCTGCAGTTCTGTTACTTTTGGTGACTTTCTACATCAGGTCACATCAACCTAAAACGTTACCACCATCACCTGGTGCAGCTCTTCCTCTTATTGGACACTTGCATCTGCTGGGGAAAAATCCTCGGAGAAGGTTCAAGCAATGGGCACAAGAATATGGAGATGTCTTTACACTTCAAATGCGTCCACAGAGAACTATTTTTGTGAACACACTTGAAGCTATGAAAGAAGCTTTTATCAAGAAAGCCGACTTTTTCTCAGACCGAGCTCAGAACATAGTTATAGCTCGTCATGTTCCAAACTTTTTCCATGGCATCATTTCCAGTTCTGGGTCCAACTGGAAAGCCCAGAGAACCACGTCCCTAGCCATTCTTAGAAACTTTGGTATGGGCAAAAATATGTTGGCTGAAAAAATCTTAGAAGAAGTTTCTTTCTACACCAAAGAGCTGGCCAAGACAAAAGGAAAACCATGTGATATTCATTATCTAACTAATATGAGTGTCTCTAATGTGATAAGCTCCATCATATTTGGGAAACGCTTTGAGTTCAATAATCCAAAATTTATAAAGCAAATGGAAATATTTAATGACATAGTGAAGTTAGGCACTGGAGTTTTAGTCTTGAACTTTTTCCCTAGTTTATATTATCTACCTTTTGATTTGTTAAAGGCAAAAA gaaatggagaaagagaaacaattagaacaaaacattttctagACGAATTAAATTTGTCTCGCAACATTGAGAACTTGTTCACAGCTGGCTCAGAAACTACAAGCACAACAATAATGTGGTGCCTGTTGTACATGTTGCACTATCCAGAAGTTCAACAGAAAATTTATAAAGAAATAGTTGAACAGATTGGAACAGAACGTCCACCGAACATAACAGACAAAAGCAACTTGAAATACTTGACAGCTGTGATCATGGAAGTTCAAAGAAAGGCCAGCATTGTGCCCTTAAGTCTTCCCCATCTTTGTAACAAAGACACAACACTTGCTGGTTACAACATTCCAAAAGGCACAATCGTAATGCCCAATCTGGACGCCATTCATTCAAGTAAAGATATCTGGGGTGATCCTGAAAATTTTCGTCTTGAAAGATTTCTGGATGCTAAAGGAAACATAATCAAGAGGGAAGAACTCATGCCTTTCTCTATTGGCAGACGTATTTGTTGTTCTTATATCTGTCCACTTTATTTCAGAAGTTTGAATTTCTTCCAGCATCTCCGGATGACGTTCCACCACTACAAGATACTTGGGGCTTAG